A genomic window from Salvia splendens isolate huo1 chromosome 11, SspV2, whole genome shotgun sequence includes:
- the LOC121753579 gene encoding uncharacterized protein LOC121753579, with protein sequence MLFHHRLLLPHLLICCLLVLAASHQESGEWTCEPDDEARISAHFRPGIVTIDGRANDWADVDGFEFPLRPALDPDEDKQYKAGKMAVKALHDGTDVYFMLQVAGDYVYSKGDDHMCPSVALMFQVGESATYHNMGGCKESPGTCNYTNCRGHEVDIMHFSIGNSIPGRLYGGNSVNEEGKEDSVGLVDMFSWNPHCRNIDGSGPSGNSSAAQNDWRGAWWHSSFSTNTGYIEVDSPYGSSGQKGTYYFEFSRPLRTMDLLQQDAQFSIGQSSKFSVALWYPGDGNPWHGSAHYTVSCDWVAMDVVRGYSTHKEVGSWDAASAFAFVISVVALAVSVFVGYLLVSKSKSIDFTPIDRL encoded by the exons ATGCTGTTTCATCatcgtcttcttcttcctcacctCCTAATATGCTGCCTATTAGTCTTGGCGGCTTCTCACCAAGAATCTGGTGAGTGGACCTGCGAGCCCGACGACGAGGCCCGAATCTCCGCCCACTTCAGGCCCGGGATCGTCACTATCGACGGCCGCGCCAACGACTGGGCCGACGTCGACGGTTTCGAGTTCCCGCTGCGCCCAGCGCTTGATCCTGATGAAGATAAACAGTACAAAGCGGGAAAAATGGCTGTTAAG GCTTTGCATGATGGAACGGATGTTTACTTCATGTTGCAAGTTGCCGGAGATTATGTATACTCCAAAGG TGATGACCATATGTGCCCATCAGTAGCCTTGATGTTTCAAGTTGGGGAGAGTGCTACTTATCATAAT ATGGGTGGGTGCAAGGAATCACCCGGTACATGCAACTACACGAATTGTCGAGGCCATGAAGTTGACATCATGCACTTTTCTATTGGAAACTCTATTCCGGGAAGATTGTATGGTGGCAATTCCGTAAATGAAGAGGGTAAAGAAGACAG TGTTGGTCTGGTTGATATGTTTTCCTGGAATCCACACTGTCGAAACATAGATGGTAGTGGTCCTTCAG GAAATAGTTCTGCTGCACAAAATGACTGGAGAGGTGCATGGTGGCACAGCAGTTTTTCGACCAATACAG GATATATCGAGGTTGACAGTCCTTATGGATCATCTGGTCAGAAAGGCACATATTACTTTGAATTCTCTCGGCCTTTGAGAACCATGGATCTTCTTCAACAG GATGCTCAATTCAGTATTGGACAGTCGAGCAAATTCTCGGTTGCATTGTGGTACCCGGGTGATGGAAATCCGTGGCATGGTTCAGCTCATTATACAGTAAGCTGTGATTGGGTGGCGATGGACGTGGTTCGGGGCTACTCCACACATAAGGAGGTAGGATCTTGGGATGCAGCCAGTGCATTCGCGTTCGTGATTTCTGTTGTCGCATTAGCTGTCTCCGTCTTTGTGGGTTATTTGTTGGTTTCCAAATCAAAATCCATCGATTTTACGCCAATCGACCGCTTATGA
- the LOC121754083 gene encoding solute carrier family 40 member 3, chloroplastic-like isoform X1 — MGIVITPHPHPSPALRLLQPYSAFSPPPSYLRLRQPILSHTPPLLTLHSVPSRLRPFNLRCSLINTEVLESVATEDVYEDSACLDSNSSIPVVHINSDTLETDGLELLVGGGTYVDTILTALPVLSEEEQNAIAATPAHPTGLYALYGSCLAGNLVEQLWNFAWPAAIALIHPSLLPVAVMGFFAKLAVIVGGPLVGKLMDHFPRVPAYNCLTVVQAAAQLLSVGMIIQALRVNQTAASSVLLQPWFAVLVMALAVERLSGLALGVAMERDWVVLLAGTNRPIALAQANATLSRIDLICEIAGASLFGIFLSKYEPVTCLKLAASLMIWSLPVVVVLTWLTNKLSAGVLDRAKCPQTCSANSSVESTPNTANLLATSIEAIKHGWSEYIQQPVLPASLAYVLLYFNVVLTPGGMMTAFLTQHGLNPTIIGGFTGLSALMGVAATFISTKMVERLGMLKAGAAGLIFHAALLTLAVGVYWSGSVSQKIPVVFFLCLIVLSRLGHMSYNVVGAQILQTGIPASKVNLIGTTEVAVASLSESVMLGVAILANDASHFGYLALLSLASVVGAASLYCRWLKSPTDAQRRLFLFEPLPSQCAMEQAGR, encoded by the exons ATGGGTATCGTCATCACTCCTCACCCTCACCCTTCCCCCGCCCTTCGCCTCCTCCAACCTTATTCTGCCTTCTCTCCTCCGCCGTCTTATCTTCGATTACGTCAACCAATCCTCTCTCACACTCCACCATTGTTGACTCTCCATTCTGTCCCCAGCAG GCTTAGGCCGTTTAACTTAAGGTGTTCATTGATCAACACGGAAGTCTTGGAATCTGTAGCAACTGAGGATGTGTATGAGGATAGTGCATGTCTCGACTCGAATTCTTCAATCCCAGTTGTTCATATAAATTCTGATACCTTAGAGACAGATGGACTTGAGTTACTAGTTGGTGGTGGCACCTATGTGGACACAATTTTGACAGCACTGCCT GTCTTATCAGAGGAAGAGCAGAATGCGATCGCTGCCACTCCTGCTCATCCAACTGGACTATATG CTTTATATGGTAGCTGCTTGGCTGGGAATTTGGTCGAACAGCTGTGGAATTTTGCTTGGCCTGCTGCCATTGCATTGATTCATCCTAGTCTTCTTCCTGTGGCGGTCATGGGCTTCTTTGCAAAG CTTGCAGTAATTGTTGGAGGACCTTTGGTAGGGAAGCTAATGGATCATTTTCCAAGAGTACCTGCATATAATTGTTTAACTGTTGTTCAG GCAGCTGCTCAGCTGTTATCTGTTGGAATGATAATCCAAGCCCTTAGAGTCAACCAAACAGCTGCATCTTCTGTTCTTCTCCAACCTTGGTTTGCTGTACTCGTTATGGCTTTGGCTGTTGAAAGGCTCTCTGGGTTGGCTCTAGGGGTTGCAATGGAGCGTGATTGGGTTGTTTTG TTGGCAGGAACAAATAGACCAATTGCTCTTGCTCAAGCAAATGCAACTTTGAGTAGAATTGATCTCATATGTGAG ATTGCAGGAGCATCTTTATTTGGCATTTTCTTATCTAAATATGAACCAGTGACATGCTTAAAACTGGCGGCTAGTTTGATGATATGGTCTTTACCTGTTGTG GTTGTTCTTACCTGGTTAACCAACAAGCTTTCTGCTGGAGTTCTGGACCGTGCTAAATGTCCACAAACTTGTTCTGCCAATTCATCAGTAGAATCCACTCCAAATACCGCAAATTTAT TGGCCACCAGTATAGAAGCAATCAAGCATGGGTGGTCAGAATACATTCAGCAGCCTGTTTTGCCTGCAAGCCTTGCTTATGTGCTACTCTATTTCAATGTTGTTCTTACTCCTGGAGGCATGATGACTGCATTTTTAACGCAACATG GTCTAAATCCTACTATTATTGGAGGGTTCACTGGACTCTCTGCACTTATGGGTGTTGCAGCAACATTCATTTCCACAAAGATGGTTGAGCGACTTGGCATGCTTAAg GCTGGAGCAGCTGGCCTTATTTTTCATGCTGCACTTCTTACCCTTGCAGTTGGTGTTTACTGGAGTGGATCTGTGTCTCAGAAAATTCCAGTTGTATTCTTCTTATGTTTGATT GTTTTGTCTAGATTGGGGCACATGTCATATAACGTTGTCGGGGCACAGATTCTACAAACAGGGATCCCTGCATCTAAAGTGAATCTTATTGGGACAACAGAAGTGGCGGTAGCTAGTTTGTCTGAGTCGGTGATGCTAGGGGTTGCAATACTTGCTAACGACGCTTCCCATTTTGGTTATCTGGCATTGCTGTCACTTGCATCGGTGGTTGGAGCAGCTTCTTTGTACTGCAGATGGTTGAAGAGTCCCACCGATGCCCAAAGAAGGCTATTTTTGTTCGAGCCATTACCCTCACAAT GTGCAATGGAGCAAGCAGGAAGGTGA
- the LOC121754083 gene encoding solute carrier family 40 member 3, chloroplastic-like isoform X2 — translation MGIVITPHPHPSPALRLLQPYSAFSPPPSYLRLRQPILSHTPPLLTLHSVPSRLRPFNLRCSLINTEVLESVATEDVYEDSACLDSNSSIPVVHINSDTLETDGLELLVGGGTYVDTILTALPVLSEEEQNAIAATPAHPTGLYALYGSCLAGNLVEQLWNFAWPAAIALIHPSLLPVAVMGFFAKLAVIVGGPLVGKLMDHFPRVPAYNCLTVVQAAAQLLSVGMIIQALRVNQTAASSVLLQPWFAVLVMALAVERLSGLALGVAMERDWVVLLAGTNRPIALAQANATLSRIDLICEVVLTWLTNKLSAGVLDRAKCPQTCSANSSVESTPNTANLLATSIEAIKHGWSEYIQQPVLPASLAYVLLYFNVVLTPGGMMTAFLTQHGLNPTIIGGFTGLSALMGVAATFISTKMVERLGMLKAGAAGLIFHAALLTLAVGVYWSGSVSQKIPVVFFLCLIVLSRLGHMSYNVVGAQILQTGIPASKVNLIGTTEVAVASLSESVMLGVAILANDASHFGYLALLSLASVVGAASLYCRWLKSPTDAQRRLFLFEPLPSQCAMEQAGR, via the exons ATGGGTATCGTCATCACTCCTCACCCTCACCCTTCCCCCGCCCTTCGCCTCCTCCAACCTTATTCTGCCTTCTCTCCTCCGCCGTCTTATCTTCGATTACGTCAACCAATCCTCTCTCACACTCCACCATTGTTGACTCTCCATTCTGTCCCCAGCAG GCTTAGGCCGTTTAACTTAAGGTGTTCATTGATCAACACGGAAGTCTTGGAATCTGTAGCAACTGAGGATGTGTATGAGGATAGTGCATGTCTCGACTCGAATTCTTCAATCCCAGTTGTTCATATAAATTCTGATACCTTAGAGACAGATGGACTTGAGTTACTAGTTGGTGGTGGCACCTATGTGGACACAATTTTGACAGCACTGCCT GTCTTATCAGAGGAAGAGCAGAATGCGATCGCTGCCACTCCTGCTCATCCAACTGGACTATATG CTTTATATGGTAGCTGCTTGGCTGGGAATTTGGTCGAACAGCTGTGGAATTTTGCTTGGCCTGCTGCCATTGCATTGATTCATCCTAGTCTTCTTCCTGTGGCGGTCATGGGCTTCTTTGCAAAG CTTGCAGTAATTGTTGGAGGACCTTTGGTAGGGAAGCTAATGGATCATTTTCCAAGAGTACCTGCATATAATTGTTTAACTGTTGTTCAG GCAGCTGCTCAGCTGTTATCTGTTGGAATGATAATCCAAGCCCTTAGAGTCAACCAAACAGCTGCATCTTCTGTTCTTCTCCAACCTTGGTTTGCTGTACTCGTTATGGCTTTGGCTGTTGAAAGGCTCTCTGGGTTGGCTCTAGGGGTTGCAATGGAGCGTGATTGGGTTGTTTTG TTGGCAGGAACAAATAGACCAATTGCTCTTGCTCAAGCAAATGCAACTTTGAGTAGAATTGATCTCATATGTGAG GTTGTTCTTACCTGGTTAACCAACAAGCTTTCTGCTGGAGTTCTGGACCGTGCTAAATGTCCACAAACTTGTTCTGCCAATTCATCAGTAGAATCCACTCCAAATACCGCAAATTTAT TGGCCACCAGTATAGAAGCAATCAAGCATGGGTGGTCAGAATACATTCAGCAGCCTGTTTTGCCTGCAAGCCTTGCTTATGTGCTACTCTATTTCAATGTTGTTCTTACTCCTGGAGGCATGATGACTGCATTTTTAACGCAACATG GTCTAAATCCTACTATTATTGGAGGGTTCACTGGACTCTCTGCACTTATGGGTGTTGCAGCAACATTCATTTCCACAAAGATGGTTGAGCGACTTGGCATGCTTAAg GCTGGAGCAGCTGGCCTTATTTTTCATGCTGCACTTCTTACCCTTGCAGTTGGTGTTTACTGGAGTGGATCTGTGTCTCAGAAAATTCCAGTTGTATTCTTCTTATGTTTGATT GTTTTGTCTAGATTGGGGCACATGTCATATAACGTTGTCGGGGCACAGATTCTACAAACAGGGATCCCTGCATCTAAAGTGAATCTTATTGGGACAACAGAAGTGGCGGTAGCTAGTTTGTCTGAGTCGGTGATGCTAGGGGTTGCAATACTTGCTAACGACGCTTCCCATTTTGGTTATCTGGCATTGCTGTCACTTGCATCGGTGGTTGGAGCAGCTTCTTTGTACTGCAGATGGTTGAAGAGTCCCACCGATGCCCAAAGAAGGCTATTTTTGTTCGAGCCATTACCCTCACAAT GTGCAATGGAGCAAGCAGGAAGGTGA
- the LOC121753945 gene encoding transcription factor bHLH149-like, with amino-acid sequence MAESSNSDANSRKRRKIDPDSQTRWRSEAEQRIYSSKLMDALHHVRRPGSGGHDAVRDAADRVLAASARGRTRWSRAILTNRLSLRLAQINRKHKKAAKPSAGKSCSRKPAKKLPPVESKVKVLSRLVPGCRKVSLPNLLEETTDYIAALEMQVKAMTFLTGLLNAGAAAPA; translated from the coding sequence ATGGCGGAATCGTCAAATTCCGACGCCAATTCGCGGAAGCGTCGCAAAATCGACCCGGATTCCCAAACCCGGTGGCGGTCCGAGGCGGAGCAGCGAATCTATTCGTCGAAGCTCATGGACGCGCTCCACCACGTCCGCCGCCCGGGCTCCGGCGGCCACGACGCCGTCCGCGACGCCGCCGACCGGGTCCTGGCCGCCTCCGCCCGGGGCAGGACGCGGTGGAGCAGAGCCATCCTCACCAACCGCCTCAGCCTCCGCCTCGCGCAAATCAACCGGAAGCACAAAAAGGCGGCCAAGCCTTCCGCCGGAAAATCCTGCTCCAGAAAGCCGGCGAAGAAACTCCCGCCGGTGGAGAGCAAAGTGAAGGTGTTGAGCCGGTTGGTTCCCGGCTGCCGGAAGGTCTCGCTGCCGAATCTTCTAGAAGAAACGACCGATTATATTGCCGCCTTGGAAATGCAAGTCAAAGCTATGACTTTTCTCACCGGCCTACTCAATGCCGGCGCCGCCGCCCCAGCTTAG